A genomic segment from Lutzomyia longipalpis isolate SR_M1_2022 chromosome 3, ASM2433408v1 encodes:
- the LOC129791721 gene encoding cell division control protein 6 homolog: MPQTRSRKTKVVQDEEDVSGNNGNLRRQSSRLRENEKLAKKTTRTSSRRRKAISSDDEDSGVRDTSSRESIEHTTPPKVGKFNRNHVSVETPKRLLENISLGDTEEDEDPPEETCVSSYQKARQMLNSSATNNLPGREKEINELTGILQEARKDRKSVSLYISGPPGTGKTASLTKILSDPEMSKAFKKIYVNCTSIASIGAVYKKISAELGAKGAPRSEKDSLQAIEDALVRMKDKMLLLVLDEIDQLVGNKQAVLYTIYEWPRKFSKQLILVGIANSLDLTDRLLTRLQSRCELQPRLMHFPAYTKVQISQILTQRLEEGGVSGLFPPATLQLLAGKVAAISGDVRRALDIGRRIVEVAERSHSAEKPLNLEDLGVDFLPPDTPIAPKQVLDVMNSVYGTSQTLNEDLDDVFPLQQKILICSILLILKKDKNRDITLGRLHEVYRRVCEKLTISAVDRSEFTGLCSLVETRGIVQIVRKKEAKLHRITLQWDEEDVTNALKDKQLIAEILTATSCLGKK, from the coding sequence ATGCCCCAGACAAGAAGCAGGAAGACCAAAGTAGTGCAGGATGAGGAGGATGTGTCAGGGAACAATGGAAACTTGAGGAGACAATCATCGCGGCTAAGGGAGAATGAGAAATTGGCGAAGAAAACAACGAGAACGAGTTCCCGGAGGAGGAAGGCAATTTCCAGTGATGACGAGGATTCCGGGGTCAGGGACACCTCCTCGAGGGAATCAATTGAGCACACAACCCCTCCGAAAGTTGGGAAATTCAATAGAAATCACGTAAGTGTTGAAACCCCCAAAAGACTGCTTGAGAACATTTCTCTGGGAGACACTGAGGAGGATGAAGATCCGCCGGAAGAGACTTGTGTGTCGTCATATCAGAAAGCTAGACAAATGCTAAATAGCTCAGCGACAAATAATCTCCCTGGGAGAGAGAAGGAAATCAACGAATTGACCGGAATCCTCCAGGAAGCCCGGAAGGATCGTAAATCTGTGAGTTTGTACATCAGTGGACCACCGGGAACGGGTAAAACAGCTTCCCTGACCAAAATACTCTCAGACCCGGAAATGTCTAAGGCATTCAAGAAGATCTACGTCAATTGTACGTCAATTGCATCAATTGGGGCGGTTTATAAGAAGATTTCCGCAGAATTGGGTGCCAAAGGAGCCCCACGCTCTGAGAAAGATTCCCTCCAGGCCATTGAGGATGCCCTGGTGCGGATGAAGGATAAAATGCTCCTCCTTGTGTTGGATGAAATTGATCAACTTGTTGGGAATAAACAGGCAGTTCTGTACACAATCTACGAATGGCCCCGGAAGTTCTCGAAACAATTAATCCTCGTTGGTATTGCCAACTCTCTGGATCTCACAGATCGCCTCCTGACACGCCTACAGAGTCGCTGTGAACTCCAACCGCGTCTCATGCACTTCCCTGCATACACAAAGGTGCAAATCTCGCAAATTCTAACACAGAGACTCGAAGAAGGAGGAGTTTCCGGGCTCTTCCCACCTGCTACGCTTCAGCTTCTCGCTGGGAAGGTAGCTGCAATCTCAGGGGATGTGCGGCGTGCACTTGATATCGGCAGGAGGATTGTTGAAGTAGCAGAAAGGAGCCACAGTGCGGAGAAACCGCTAAATCTCGAGGATCTCGGTGTGGATTTCCTCCCTCCTGACACTCCAATTGCTCCAAAGCAAGTTCTGGACGTCATGAACTCAGTCTATGGGACTTCCCAGACACTCAATGAGGATCTAGATGATGTCTTTCCGCTGCAACAGAAGATTCTCATTTGCAGCATTCTGCTGATCCTGAAGAAggataaaaatcgcgatatcACCCTCGGGCGGCTCCACGAGGTCTATCGGCGTGTCTGTGAGAAGCTGACCATCAGTGCTGTGGACAGGAGCGAGTTCACGGGGCTATGTTCCCTCGTGGAGACACGTGGGATTGTCCAGATTGTGCGGAAGAAGGAGGCAAAACTCCACCGGATCACCCTGCAGTGGGACGAGGAGGACGTGACGAATGCCCTCAAAGATAAACAACTCATTGCAGAAATCCTCACTGCCACATCGTGTCTCGGCAAGAAGTAA
- the LOC129791731 gene encoding isovaleryl-CoA dehydrogenase, mitochondrial-like, with product MILKHIIRSAVQNGVLRTPLRSIAHYPIDENLYGLNSEQQQLRQTVFNFLQKELAPYAQEIDKEDNFKNLREFWKKIGSLGLLGVTTPIEYGGTGGSYLDQCIVIEELGRASGAISNSYVANVSLCMNQLKRLGTEEQKEKYLPKLCTGEHMGALAMSEPNAGSDVVSMRTRAEKKGDYYILNGSKFWITNGPDADTLIVYAKTNFSGPPKYGITAFIIEKDFPGFKRGRKLDKMGMRGSSTGELIFEDCKVPAKNVLGEDGKGVYVLMTGLDYERLLLAATPLGIMQAACDVAFDYAHQRKAFGQRIGEFQLIQAKMADMYTLMVASRCYLYNAARAVDAGIANAKDCAGVLLYTAENATKLGLDCVQILGGNGYINEYPAGRLLRDAKFFEIGGGTSEIRRLVIGRTLNREYK from the exons ATGATTCTTAAACATATCATTCGGTCTGCAGTACAAAATGGCGTCTTAAGGACACCTCTCCGTAGTATTGCACATTATCCAATAGATGAGAATCTTTATGGATTGAATAGTGAGCAGCAACAG CTCCGACAAACAGTTTTCAACTTTCTCCAAAAAGAATTAGCTCCGTACGCCCAAGAAATCGATAAGGAAGATAATTTCAA AAATCTTCGGGAGTTTTGGAAGAAGATCGGAAGTCTTGGTTTGCTAGGAGTAACAACGCCGATAGAATATGGAG GAACTGGAGGATCCTATCTGGATCAGTGCATTGTTATTGAAGAACTCGGACGAGCCAGTGGAGCAATAAGCAATTCCTACGTTGCTAATGTTAGTTTATGCATGAATCAGTTGAAGCGTCTCGGAACGGAGGAACAGAAGGAGAAATATCTGCCAAAG CTTTGTACTGGCGAGCACATGGGAGCTCTGGCGATGAGCGAACCTAATGCAGGAAGCGACGTAGTTTCTATGAGGACTCGTGCAGAGAAGAAGGGAGACTACTACATCCTGAATGGAAGTAAATTCTGGATTACAAATGGCCCCGATGCAGATACCCTTATTGTCTACGCTAAGACAAACTTCAGTGGTCCTCCAAAGTATGGGATCACAGCctttataattgaaaaagattttccaggTTTCAAAAGAGGACGCAAACTGGATAAAATGGGAATGCGTGGCAGTAGTACGGGTGAATTAATCTTTGAAGATTGCAAAGTTCCCGCGAAGAATGTTTTAGGAGAAGACGGTAAGGGTGTCTACGTTCTGATGACTGGcc tagaCTATGAACGTCTCCTTCTGGCTGCAACACCTCTCGGAATTATGCAAGCTGCCTGTGACGTTGCTTTTGACTATGCTCATCAGAGGAAGGCTTTCGGACAGAGGATTGGAGAGTTTCAGTTGATCCAAGCCAAGATGGCTGACATGTATACGCTTATGGTGGCTTCTAGGTGCTACCTGTACAACGCAGCACGTGCCGTTGATGCAGGAATAGCTAATGCAAAGGACTGTGCAGGCGTCTTGCTCTACACAGCTGAGAATGCAACTAAATTGGGATTGGATTGTGTCCAAATATTGGGTGGAAATGGATACATTAATGAATATCCAGCAGGAAGACTACTGAGGGATGCAAAGTTCTTTGAAATCGGTGGAGGAACTTCAGAAATTCGACGTCTTGTTATTGGTAGAACTCTGAACAGGGAATACAAATAA
- the LOC129791729 gene encoding isovaleryl-CoA dehydrogenase, mitochondrial-like produces the protein MALRHILRSAVQKRVLRTSWQPLRCMSHYPIDENLYGLSTEQQQLRQTVFNFLQKELAPYAQEIDKENNFKNLREFWKKSGELGLLGISAPTEYGGTGGSYLDQCIVYEEISRVSGAIGLSYGAHVSLCLNQLKRLGTDEQKEKYLPKLCSGEHMGALAMSEPNAGSDVVSMKTRAEKKGDYYILNGSKFWITNGPDADTIIVYAKTNFSGPAKHGITAFIVEKDFPGFRVGQKLDKLGIRGSNTGELFFEDCKVPAKNILGQEGKGVYVLMSGLDYERLLLASGPVGLMQAACDVAFDYAHQRKAFGQRIGEFQLIQAKMADMYTLMVASRCYLYSVARAVDAGTANAKDCAGVILYTAENATKLGLDCIQILGGNGYINEYPAGRIMRDAKLYEIGAGTSEVRRLVIGRTLNNEYK, from the exons ATGGCTCTGAGGCATATCCTGCGGTCCGCAGTGCAGAAGCGTGTCCTCCGGACATCCTGGCAACCACTGCGTTGCATGTCGCACTACCCGATTGATGAAAATCTCTACGGATTGAGTACAGAACAGCAACAA CTCCGGCAGACTGTCTTCAACTTCCTGCAGAAGGAATTAGCGCCATATGCTCAGGAGATTGATAAGGAGAATAATTTCAA GAACCTCCGGGAGTTCTGGAAGAAGAGCGGAGAACTGGGACTTTTGGGAATTTCAGCTCCAACGGAATATGGAG GAACTGGAGGAAGTTATCTGGATCAGTGCATTGTTTACGAAGAGATTTCCAGAGTGAGTGGTGCTATAGGACTATCCTACGGTGCTCACGTTAGTTTATGCCTGAATCAGTTGAAACGTCTCGGAACGGACGAGCAAAAGGAGAAATATCTCCCAAAG CTTTGCAGCGGAGAGCACATGGGAGCCCTGGCTATGAGCGAACCTAATGCAGGAAGCGACGTAGTTTCCATGAAGACTCGTGCAGAGAAGAAGGGAGACTACTACATCCTGAATGGAAGCAAATTCTGGATTACAAACGGCCCCGATGCAGATACAATCATTGTCTACGCCAAGACAAACTTCAGTGGTCCAGCAAAGCACGGAATAACTGCATTTATTGTTGAGAAGGACTTTCCTGGCTTCAGAGTTGGTCAGAAATTGGATAAACTGGGAATCCGTGGAAGCAATACGGGAGAATTATTCTTTGAAGATTGCAAAGTTCCCGCGAAGAATATCCTCGGGCAGGAAGGAAAAGGTGTCTATGTCCTGATGTCGGGTCTCGACTATGAACGTCTCCTTCTTGCATCAGGTCCAGTTGGTCTTATGCAGGCTGCCTGTGATGTTGCTTTCGACTATGCTCATCAGAGGAAGGCTTTCGGACAGCGGATTGGAGAGTTTCAGCTGATCCAAGCCAAAATGGCCGACATGTATACGCTTATGGTGGCTTCTAGGTGCTACCTGTACAGCGTAGCCCGTGCCGTTGATGCTGGTACAGCCAATGCCAAAGATTGTGCCGGAGTAATCCTGTACACAGCTGAGAATGCAACTAAATTGGGATTGGATTGCATCCAGATCTTGGGTGGAAATGGATACATTAATGAATATCCAGCCGGAAGGATCATGAGAGATGCAAAACTGTATGAAATTGGAGCGGGAACATCAGAAGTTCGTCGTTTGGTTATCGGTAGAACCCTCAATAATGAGTACAAGTGA
- the LOC129791730 gene encoding proteasome subunit beta type-6, producing the protein MDFGNDWMTAKHSTGTTIMAVEFKDGVIIGADSRTSTGTYVANRVTDKLTKITDHIYCCRSGSAADTQAIAGIVAYSLNFHENQTGEEPLVSEAAAEFKKYCYNYRDELVAGIIVAGWDKRHGGQVYSIPLGGMCVRDKVTIGGSGSSYVYGFIKEYFKENMEQEECVEFVKKTIFHAMHHDGSSGGVCRIGIITKDGVERRVFFANQDGAAAQPQATPMAIST; encoded by the exons ATGGATTTTGGAAATGATTGGATGACTGCCAAGCACAGCACTGGG ACCACCATCATGGCTGTGGAGTTCAAGGATGGTGTAATTATTGGGGCTGATTCTCGTACCAGTACTGGCACTTATGTAGCCAACAGAGTGACGGATAAATTGACCAAGATTACCGATCACATTTACTGCTGCCGCAGTGGTTCAGCTGCTGATACCCAGGCAATTGCTGGCATTGTAGCCTATTCCTTGAATTTCCATGAGAATCAAACAGGAGAGGAACCTCTTGTGTCGGAAGCAGCAGCAGAATTCAAGAAGTACTGCTACAACTACAG AGATGAACTCGTTGCAGGGATCATTGTGGCTGGCTGGGATAAGCGTCACGGTGGCCAGGTGTACTCCATCCCCTTGGGGGGTATGTGCGTGCGTGATAAGGTCACTATTGGGGGTTCCGGAAGCTCCTACGTGTATGGCTTTATCAAGGAGTACTTCAAGGAGAATATGGAACAAGAGGAATGCGTGGAGTTTGTCAAGAAGACCATCTTTCACGCTATGCACCACGATGGGAGTTCCGGTGGTGTCTGTCGCATTGGGATAATCACGAAGGACGGTGTGGAGCGCCGGGTATTCTTTGCAAATCAAGATGGAGCAGCAGCTCAACCCCAGGCCACCCCAATGGCGATTTCTACATAA
- the LOC129791728 gene encoding protein CLP1 homolog, with protein MVRLLEGISRDLGGKFRENYKAKLFWGIFEVSFAMTKLLSSSCAIGCIRNEVVHVRVEEKLQHGQCLFTFSIEIKTFYFFWKENQEKSLQRMSNDTQGSEEFKLDVDCELRFEIESKDEKVTVELVSGHAELFGTELVKGKPYEFTTGAKVAIFTYHGCTLKLRGKTDVSYVAKETPMIQYLNCHSALEDMRARAEDDGTNGPIVMIVGPTDVGKTTLCRILLNYAVRQGRSPLYVDLDPGQGSISIPGTIGALLVERPATVEEGFSQKAPLAYHFGHKSPGDNDVLYQALMSKLAEVVLDALKANKRAKVSGVVINTCGWVKGAGYRHLVHAAKEFEVGAVFVIDQERLYNELLRDMPNFVKVVFLPKSGGVVERSKAARAENRDLRIREYFYGNKSPLYPHSFDVKFSEMKVFKIGAPSLPDSCMPLGMKAEDNMTKLVAVQPGLNLLHHILAVSFAESAEDDVIQTNVAGFVCVGQVDMERQVVTILSPQPRPLPNTILLFSDLQFVDNH; from the exons ATGGTGAGACTTTTAGAAGGAATTTCACGAGatttgggaggaaaattcagagaaaattacaaagcaaaattgttttggggaatttttgaggttagttTTGCAATGACAAAGCTCCTTTCGTCTTCGTGTGCGATCGGCTGCATTCGGAATGAGGTCGTCCACGTACgtgttgaagaaaaacttcagCATGGTCAGTGTTTGTTTACATTCTCAATCGAgatcaaaacattttatttcttttggaaagaaaatcaggaaaaatcattgcaaaGAATGTCAAACGACACACAAGGTTCTGAAGAGTTTAAACTTGATGTAGACTGTGAGTTGAGGTTTGAGATTGAGAGTAAGGATGAGAAAGTAACAGTTGAG CTTGTTTCTGGTCATGCGGAGTTGTTTGGGACGGAATTAGTAAAGGGCAAGCCGTATGAGTTCACGACGGGAGCTAAGGTGGCAATTTTCACGTACCACGGATGTACATTGAAGCTCCGCGGGAAGACAGATGTGAGCTATGTGGCGAAGGAGACACCAATGATTCAGTACTTGAATTGCCATTCTGCACTTGAGGATATGCGCGCCAGAGCTGAAGATGACGGCACTAATGGGCCCATTGTGATGATTGTGGGGCCAACAGATGTGGGAAAGACCACCCTGTGTCGTATTCTCCTAAACTACGCCGTGCGTCAGGGCAGGAGTCCATTGTACGTCGATCTGGACCCGGGACAGGGTAGTATTTCCATTCCGGGAACCATTGGTGCGCTATTGGTTGAACGTCCGGCCACAGTGGAGGAGGGATTCTCACAGAAAGCTCCCCTGGCTTACCATTTTGGCCACAAATCCCCTGGGGATAATGATGTCCTCTACCAGGCACTCATGTCAAAGCTGGCGGAAGTTGTTCTGGACGCTCTGAAGGCCAACAAACGTGCCAAAGTTTCCGGAGTTGTCATAAACACTTGTGGTTGGGTTAAGGGAGCCGGGTACAGGCATCTCGTGCACGCTGCCAAGGAATTTGAGGTTGGAGCTGTGTTTGTGATCGATCAGGAACGCCTCTACAATGAACTCCTCCGTGATATGCCGAATTTCGTGAAAGTTGTCTTCCTGCCCAAAAGTGGTGGCGTTGTGGAACGCAGCAAGGCAGCACGTGCTGAGAATCGTGATCTACGCATCCGGGAATACTTCTACGGCAACAAATCTCCACTCTACCCCCATTCGTTCGATGTGAAATTCAGCGAGATGAAAGTCTTCAAAATTGGCGCCCCATCGCTTCCGGATTCGTGCATGCCGCTCGGGATGAAGGCAGAGGACAATATGACAAAGCTGGTGGCTGTGCAGCCGGGACTGAATTTGCTGCATCACATTTTGGCCGTTAGTTTTGCCGAATCCGCCGAAGATGATGTGATTCAGACAAATGTTGCGGGATTCGTGTGCGTTGGGCAGGTGGATATGGAGCGACAAGTTGTGACGATACTATCACCCCAACCACGACCACTTCCAAATACAATTCTTCTCTTCTCTGACCTACAATTTGTCGATAATCACTGA
- the LOC129791727 gene encoding alanine--tRNA ligase, mitochondrial yields MQVNSRRVCDVFRRHYTSGVSGKTATAKYVRQQFLDFFISTNRHSFIRSSPVVPFCDPTLPFVNAGMNQFKGVLLGREAPPQRRVANSQKCIRVGGKHNDLNVVGTDGYHHTFFEMLGNWSFGDYFKEEACRMAWSLITGPLRINPQRLYVTYFGGNERLGLPADTECREIWQSIGVPAERILPFGMEENFWEMGQTGPCGPCTEIHIDHTLRGENRALSVNLGLADLTELWNIVFIQYNREEDGTMSSLPERHVDTGMGFERLVAIQQGCRSNYDTDLFTPLFRAIENTAKCDPYRGAFSATAASYHLDTAYRIIADHSRMILACLADGMIPDQNHRLRRILRRTLLISERSFCQKRLLDEVIPRVAEILGDTYPEMQSRLGDVLQIVRHEGEIFDHLRQSSSQDVKKLIRDFPHLEELDVLDSPGFVLAFEELQKHKMHFKVASSGLPIVPSDMLFKFYSTYGLDRDTLEHLACLEKLHIDMRAFEEHLRVAKRKTLLSRRGSQKILPDLAKIPETDTTPKYEYSYDRDHHVYRVPAVEARVLAILVDRDCVKEVKELPDGETVAIAVDRSNFYVESGGQEGDFGTCTLADGTEMLIRGVENAQNHLLHAIVWKNGARIGLGDKIVLNVNTEARSGNILHHTATHLLNAAVRKITDGVVYQRSSSVMSSGMKMEFGVYGEKKLDVESLEKVEGVVRSAIVNEIPLEISTIDAQELLRRNQEVTMVPGEIYPDRGLRLVEIVHKGGDFTSRELCCGTHARNTRELEEFCITNVKSIGRVSYVVSGVAGKAAIKAQETGRQMSEDVQVIQRDLETGKQQIEHLEARVHRLKNVLQHGFQENLTIPHTVKVTSLEILNNIARKIRTVTRESLKEFIEIEMKNVLDDNPPHLSPFIVHFLSSASLMESVSLSKATRLCPDRPILVISLTGGEIKARCCIPKGFITKEFTAEQWVREVAQVFNSSYAAPKGQDGALVCNMKGKKIKFSAVDTQLETALTFARDYASKFMPR; encoded by the exons ATGCAAGTAAATAGTAGAAGAGTGTGTGACGTGTTCCGGCGGCACTACACCAGTGGGGTGTCCGGGAAAACAGCCACGGCCAAGTATGTTCGACAGCAATTCCTGGATTTCTTCATCAGCACCAACCGCCACAGCTTCATCCGCTCCAGTCCCGTTGTACCCTTCTGTGATCCCACGCTGCCCTTCGTGAATGCCGGCATGAATCAATTCAAGGGTGTCCTTCTGGGACGTGAGGCACCCCCACAGAGGCGCGTGGCGAACAGTCAGAAGTGCATCCGTGTTGGCGGGAAGCACAATGATCTGAATGTTGTGGGAACAGATGGGTATCATCACACATTCTTCGAGATGCTGGGCAATTGGTCTTTTGGGGATTACTTCAAGGAGGAAGCTTGTCGTATGGCGTGGTCACTCATTACTGGACCACTCCGGATCAATCCCCAGCGCCTCTATGTTACGTACTTTGGCGGGAATGAGCGTCTCGGCCTACCGGCTGATACGGAATGCCGGGAAATTTGGCAAAGTATCGGAGTGCCGGCTGAGAGAATTCTTCCTTTTGGGATGGAGGAGAATTTCTGGGAAATGGGTCAGACAGGGCCATGTGGTCCATGCACAGAAATCCACATTGATCACACACTCAGGGGGGAGAATAGAGCGCTGTCGGTTAATCTTGGTCTGGCAGATCTCACAGAACTCTGGAATATTGTCTTTATTCAGTACAATCGTGAGGAGGATGGAACAATGTCCAGCCTCCCTGAGAGGCATGTGGACACAGGGATGGGCTTTGAGCGCCTTGTAGCTATTCAGCAGGGATGTAGGAGTAACTACGACACAGATCTCTTCACACCGCTTTTCCGAGCCATTGAAAAT ACCGCCAAATGTGATCCATATAGGGGCGCTTTTTCTGCCACAGCTGCCTCATATCACCTGGATACAGCCTATCGGATAATAGCTGATCATTCCCGCATGATTCTAGCCTGTTTAGCGGATGGGATGATACCGGATCAGAA TCACAGATTGAGGAGAATCCTCAGACGGACCCTCCTCATCTCGGAGCGATCCTTCTGTCAGAAGCGTCTCCTGGATGAGGTGATTCCGCGCGTGGCAGAAATTCTCGGGGACACTTACCCCGAAATGCAGAGTCGTCTGGGGGATGTACTGCAAATTGTCAGGCATGAAGGGGAGATTTTTGATCATCTTCGTCAGTCTAGTAGTCAGGATGTGAAGAAACTCATCAGAGATTTCCCGCATCTCGAGGAATTGGATGTACTCGATTCCCCGGGATTTGTTTTGGCTTTTGAGGAGCTGCAGAAGCACAAAATGCACTTCAAAGTGGCCAGCAGTGGGCTTCCCATTGTCCCGAGTGATATGCTCTTCAAATTCTACAGCACATATGGATTGGATCGAGACACACTGGAACACTTGGCGTGCCTCGAGAAGCTCCACATTGACATGAGAGCCTTTGAGGAGCACCTCCGTGTGGCAAAGCGGAAGACACTTCTCTCCCGCAGGGGATCACAGAAAATCCTTCCGGATCTGGCAAAGATCCCCGAAACGGATACAACGCCCAAATACGAGTATTCATATGATAGGGATCACCATGTGTATCGTGTTCCAGCGGTGGAGGCGCGTGTCCTGGCAATTTTGGTTGATCGAGACTGTGTGAAGGAAGTGAAGGAACTTCCAGATGGTGAGACTGTGGCAATTGCAGTTGATAGGAGTAATTTCTATGTGGAAAGTGGTGGTCAGGAGGGGGATTTTGGGACGTGTACCCTGGCAGATGGGACAGAGATGCTCATAAGGGGAGTTGAGAATGCCCAGAATCACCTCCTACATGccattgtgtggaaaaatggTGCTAGAATTGGTCTTGGTGACAAAATAGTTCTAAATGTAAATACCGAAGCACGTTCGGGGAATATTCTCCATCACACCGCCACGCATCTTCTCAATGCAGCCGTCCGGAAGATCACAGATGGGGTTGTCTATCAACGATCGAGTTCCGTGATGAGTTCGGGCATGAAGATGGAATTTGGGGTGTATGGTGAGAAGAAGCTGGATGTGGAGAGTTTGGAAAAGGTTGAAGGTGTCGTAAGATCTGCCATTGTGAATGAGATTCCCCTGGAGATCAGCACCATTGATGCGCAGGAACTTCTGAGGCGCAATCAAGAGGTGACAATGGTTCCGGGAGAAATTTATCCGGATCGTGGGCTTAGGCTCGTTGAAATTGTTCACAAAGGAGGTGATTTCACATCCCGGGAGCTGTGCTGTGGTACCCATGCGAGGAATACGAGGGAACTCGAGGAGTTCTGCATAACAAATGTTAAATCCATTGGGCGTGTGTCGTACGTTGTGTCAGGCGTGGCGGGGAAGGCGGCCATTAAGGCGCAGGAAACGGGAAGACAAATGAGTGAGGATGTTCAGGTGATTCAGAGGGATCTGGAAACGGGGAAGCAGCAAATAGAGCATCTGGAAGCGAGGGTGCATCGTCTCAAAAATGTCCTCCAGCATGGATTTCAG GAGAATCTCACAATCCCGCACACAGTCAAAGTGACATCCCTGGAGATTCTCAACAATATTGCTAGGAAGATTCGCACCGTTACGCGAGAATCTCTCAAGGAATTCATTGAGATTGAGATGAAGAATGTCCTGGATGACAATCCTCCACATTTAAGTCCCTTTATCGTTCACTTCCTGTCCAGTGCATCACTCATGGAGAGCGTATCACTGTCAAAAGCCACGAGATTGTGCCCAGATCGACCAATTTTAGTCATATCCCTCACTGGAGGGGAAATTAAAGCTCGCTGCTGCATACCGAAG GGATTCATTACGAAGGAATTCACTGCAGAACAGTGGGTCAGGGAGGTAGCTCAAGTATTCAATTCATCCTATGCTGCTCCAAAGGGACAAGATGGGGCCCTCGTGTGCAATatgaagggaaagaaaattaaattctccgCCGTTGATACTCAATTGGAAACTGCCCTCACTTTTGCCCGGGATTATGCTTCCAAATTCATGCCACGCTGA
- the LOC129791732 gene encoding peflin translates to MAYQGYQGGYGGYGGQQPGGYNQNQGGYGAPPPMMGGAPGINPETQRIFGVVDRDRSGKINAEELKSALVNGRGQNFSDTACRLMIGMFDQDHSGTIDINEFDRLYTYINQWLNAFKSYDRDSSGHIDEGELSSAFQQMGFRFSPDFIKFLVKKSDPQNHREISVDQFIVLCVQIQRFTEAFRQRDSEQKGIIQISFEDFISVALSCST, encoded by the exons atgGCTTATCAG GGCTATCAAGGCGGCTACGGGGGATATGGTGGTCAGCAGCCGGGGGGCTACAATCAAAATCAAGGTGGCTATGGGGCACCACCACCTATGATGGGAGGAGCTCCTGGGATTAATCCGGAAACGCAGAGAATTTTCGGAGTTGTTGATCGAGACAGATCCGGAAAGATCAATGCTGAAGAGCTGAAGAGTGCTCTTGTGAATGGACGTGGACAGAATTTCTCTGACACAGCTTGCCGTCTTATGATTG gtatgTTTGACCAGGATCACAGTGGAACGATTGATATTAATGAGTTTGATAGACTCTACACTTACATTAATCAGTGGTTGAATGCATTCAAGAGCTACGATCGTGACTCATCTGGACACATTGACGAAGGAGAATTGAGTTCAG CTTTCCAACAGATGGGATTCCGCTTCTCACCGGACTTTATAAAGTTCCTGGTCAAGAAGAGTGATCCCCAAAATCATCGTGAAATCTCCGTTGATCAGTTTATTGTTCTCTGTGTGCAAATTCAGAGATTCACCGAAGCCTTCCGGCAACGTGACTCGGAGCAAAAAGGAATCATCCAAATAAGTTTTGAGGATTTCATTTCTGTCGCTCTCAGTTGTTCCACGTAA